One genomic window of Halovivax cerinus includes the following:
- a CDS encoding tRNA-binding protein, with translation MVESPFDTEFRVGEVVDAESFPETNKDAMTKLWIDLGDEEIQSAAQLDYHYDPDDLVGRRVLCATNLGSVRIAGFESEALTVGVPSDEGYPVLVSPDDGFGVSPGAPLY, from the coding sequence ATGGTCGAGAGTCCGTTCGACACCGAGTTCCGCGTCGGCGAGGTCGTCGACGCCGAGTCGTTCCCCGAGACGAACAAGGACGCGATGACGAAACTGTGGATCGACCTCGGCGACGAGGAGATCCAGTCCGCGGCCCAGCTCGACTATCACTACGACCCGGACGACCTCGTCGGCCGGCGGGTGCTCTGTGCGACGAACCTGGGATCGGTCCGGATCGCAGGCTTCGAATCGGAGGCGCTGACCGTCGGCGTCCCCAGCGACGAAGGGTATCCCGTGCTCGTAAGTCCGGACGACGGGTTCGGAGTTTCCCCGGGGGCACCGTTGTACTGA
- the thiD gene encoding bifunctional hydroxymethylpyrimidine kinase/phosphomethylpyrimidine kinase — MRPPQPDARPVALTIAGSDSGGGAGIQADLSTFAAHDVFGTSAITAVTAQHTRGVESAHVLPREAVAAQIDAVVDDFAVGAAKTGMLAETAIVSLVADRAADATFPVVVDPVMVATSGDRLLDRDAEAAYEELLAEATVVTPNADEATVLTDVEITGVDRAVEAGRRLLETGVDAALVKGGHVPGETITDVLVADPDAVETHDATGTTGEGAGELVDGAIVATFEHERVDTEATHGSGCTLSAAIAARLARGDDLVDAVGGATDFVAEAIAHHYGVGQGPGAVNPQFDRRSVE; from the coding sequence ATGCGACCGCCACAACCCGACGCTCGGCCAGTTGCCCTCACCATCGCCGGGAGCGACTCCGGCGGCGGGGCCGGAATCCAGGCGGATCTGTCGACGTTCGCAGCCCACGACGTCTTCGGGACGTCGGCGATCACGGCCGTGACGGCCCAGCACACCCGTGGTGTCGAATCGGCACACGTCCTGCCCCGCGAGGCGGTGGCGGCCCAGATCGACGCCGTCGTCGACGACTTCGCCGTCGGTGCCGCGAAGACGGGGATGCTCGCCGAGACGGCGATCGTCTCACTCGTCGCCGATCGCGCCGCTGACGCGACGTTCCCGGTCGTCGTCGACCCGGTCATGGTCGCCACGTCGGGCGATCGACTCCTCGATCGGGACGCCGAGGCCGCGTACGAGGAACTGCTCGCCGAAGCGACCGTCGTCACGCCGAACGCGGACGAGGCGACGGTCCTCACCGACGTCGAGATCACGGGCGTCGACCGGGCGGTGGAAGCGGGCCGTCGACTCCTGGAGACGGGCGTCGACGCCGCGCTGGTGAAGGGCGGGCACGTCCCTGGCGAGACGATCACGGACGTGCTCGTCGCTGATCCGGACGCTGTAGAAACCCACGACGCGACAGGCACCACTGGGGAGGGAGCTGGCGAACTCGTCGACGGCGCGATCGTCGCCACGTTCGAGCACGAGCGCGTCGACACGGAGGCGACGCACGGCTCCGGCTGCACCCTCTCGGCCGCAATCGCCGCCCGACTGGCTCGCGGAGACGACCTCGTCGACGCCGTCGGCGGCGCTACCGATTTCGTCGCCGAGGCGATCGCCCACCACTACGGCGTCGGGCAGGGACCCGGCGCGGTCAACCCGCAGTTCGACCGCCGGTCCGTCGAGTAA
- a CDS encoding PLD nuclease N-terminal domain-containing protein: MIETIFLSTQYISLGSFVGQLVVIANVVMAIWTFVDAFSWEQDGRHPMMWAVVVFLLSIAGFFLYLMLGRHASSQAADGRQSRP; encoded by the coding sequence ATGATCGAAACGATATTTCTGTCTACCCAGTACATCAGTTTGGGGTCTTTTGTCGGCCAACTCGTCGTCATTGCGAACGTCGTCATGGCGATCTGGACGTTCGTAGACGCGTTCAGTTGGGAGCAGGACGGCCGGCACCCGATGATGTGGGCCGTCGTCGTCTTCCTCCTCTCGATCGCTGGATTCTTCCTCTATCTGATGCTCGGGAGGCACGCCTCGTCTCAGGCGGCTGACGGACGGCAGTCGAGACCCTGA
- a CDS encoding pyridoxal-phosphate-dependent aminotransferase family protein, translated as MLFTPGPTAVAPAVREAMAEPQPNPDVDPAFAERYVDLCEKLAQVYDTDHDVVVPGGEGILGLETAIDSLVAPGDRVLCVSNGLYGDGFADFVESYDGDPELVDAPFDEGYDLEAIEAALDGADAAGEPFAIATMVHCETPTGAINDLEPVLDLLDDHDVVSVVDAVSSLGGTPVPTDRIDVCLGASQKCFSAPPGLTTAAISDRAWERMESREPTSLYTNFLPWRDVSDGFPYTHLGANVAALDTAVDLVLDEGVEAVYTRHEAAAERCRERGAELGLELYPDAERASPTVTAFSLPGDAARVQRRVAADEDVVLATGLGEMADDILRIGHMGYNADVQKVDRAMDAVEAVLS; from the coding sequence ATGCTGTTCACGCCAGGGCCGACGGCAGTGGCGCCCGCCGTCAGAGAGGCGATGGCCGAACCACAACCGAATCCGGACGTCGATCCGGCGTTCGCCGAACGCTACGTTGACCTTTGCGAGAAGCTCGCGCAGGTGTACGACACGGACCACGACGTCGTCGTGCCCGGAGGCGAGGGAATCCTCGGGCTCGAAACGGCGATCGACTCACTGGTCGCACCGGGTGATCGCGTCCTCTGCGTCTCGAACGGGCTCTACGGCGACGGCTTCGCCGACTTCGTCGAGTCGTACGACGGCGACCCCGAACTCGTCGACGCGCCGTTCGACGAGGGCTACGACCTGGAGGCGATAGAGGCGGCACTCGACGGCGCCGACGCGGCCGGCGAGCCGTTCGCGATCGCGACGATGGTTCACTGCGAGACGCCGACCGGCGCGATAAACGACCTCGAACCGGTGCTGGACCTGCTCGACGATCACGATGTCGTCTCCGTCGTCGACGCCGTCTCCTCGCTCGGCGGGACGCCCGTTCCGACCGACCGGATCGACGTCTGCCTCGGTGCGTCGCAGAAGTGCTTCTCCGCGCCGCCGGGACTGACGACCGCCGCGATCAGCGATCGTGCGTGGGAGCGCATGGAGTCGCGTGAGCCCACCTCACTGTACACGAACTTCCTGCCGTGGCGCGACGTCTCCGACGGCTTCCCGTACACGCACCTCGGCGCGAACGTGGCCGCGCTCGACACGGCGGTCGACCTCGTGCTCGACGAGGGCGTCGAGGCCGTCTACACGCGTCACGAGGCGGCCGCCGAGCGCTGCCGAGAACGCGGGGCCGAACTCGGCCTCGAACTGTATCCCGACGCCGAACGGGCGTCTCCCACGGTCACCGCGTTCTCGCTCCCAGGCGATGCTGCTCGCGTACAGCGGCGTGTCGCTGCGGACGAGGACGTCGTGCTGGCGACCGGGCTCGGCGAGATGGCGGACGACATCCTCCGCATCGGCCACATGGGCTACAACGCCGACGTCCAGAAGGTCGATCGCGCGATGGACGCCGTCGAAGCCGTGCTCTCGTGA
- a CDS encoding TIGR00266 family protein — MDTTFTHRPSFTHIVVELTSGETIRAEPGALVGHSPTVSIETTSSRDGLLSSAKSVLGGESLVVNEFTAEGGPGELRLAPPTPGDVMEHELNDETLYTTDGAFLASTTGVDVDSEFGGLKSMLGGASLTPLALKGTGTAFIDAYGGLERLDLDAGESYTLDNEHLIAWDDSVEFETRRVGGLKSTLLSGEGLVFDFTGPGSVWYQTRDIDSFVGLIAPKLPTGDS; from the coding sequence ATGGACACAACGTTCACCCATCGACCGTCGTTCACGCACATCGTCGTCGAACTCACGTCCGGAGAGACGATCCGCGCCGAACCGGGGGCGCTGGTCGGTCACTCCCCCACCGTGTCGATCGAGACGACGAGCAGCCGCGACGGGCTGCTCAGCTCCGCGAAGTCGGTGCTCGGCGGTGAATCGCTCGTCGTCAACGAGTTCACCGCCGAGGGTGGACCCGGCGAGTTGCGGCTCGCACCACCCACCCCTGGGGACGTCATGGAACACGAACTGAACGACGAGACGCTGTACACCACGGACGGGGCCTTCCTCGCGTCCACGACCGGAGTCGACGTCGACTCCGAGTTCGGTGGGCTCAAGTCGATGCTGGGCGGGGCTAGTCTCACCCCGCTGGCACTGAAGGGGACCGGCACCGCGTTCATCGACGCCTACGGCGGTCTGGAACGCCTCGATCTGGACGCGGGCGAGTCGTACACGCTGGACAACGAGCATCTGATCGCCTGGGACGACAGCGTCGAGTTCGAAACCCGTCGCGTCGGCGGGCTGAAATCGACGTTGCTCAGCGGGGAGGGGCTCGTCTTCGACTTCACCGGTCCCGGCTCCGTCTGGTACCAGACGCGTGATATCGACAGTTTCGTCGGACTCATCGCACCCAAACTCCCGACCGGCGACAGCTAG
- a CDS encoding spermidine synthase — translation MAPSRVLSRPSDPEVAVFVSGVVSMGLEILAGRLIAPQFGSSIYTWGSIITVLLAALSLGYWRGGKRAGSASNRRLTWIMLATAAYVAFVVYASDTLLFYSVQLPLPAQYASVPAVTALFGPPTYLLGFVSPYAAELSVKEGTGEASGHVYALGTIGSIVGAGATTYVLVPTLGIDAIGLLFGLLCVGTAVVLSLSPTELDGLGASFAVVVVLVVAVSAGSVGLDPRGEVVYQTQTPHQELEVVDDDGERWLYLDGATHSAMDLDDPDRHVFEYTTYFHLPLLYAEDPSSIENVLFIGGGGYTGPTDFERTYDVSVDVVELDPEVTRVAKEYFELEESENLTAHTGDGRQFLREAETTYDLIVLDAYQKTQVPLHMTQLGFMELVEDRLSDDGVFLANVISAPRGSGSAFYRAQYKTIDAAFPSTDSFRTSPYDSVQNVEIVATKRAKTLSESDLRARNDARDVGVDLEGAVASKLPEPETDDVPVLTADHAPVDSLQAATVDQEYVVEETADESSPRPGVALPSWTPVVTVPALARPSSRRGLS, via the coding sequence ATGGCGCCCTCTCGAGTCCTGTCGCGCCCGTCCGACCCCGAGGTGGCCGTCTTCGTCTCCGGTGTGGTCAGCATGGGGCTCGAGATCCTGGCCGGGCGGCTCATCGCCCCCCAGTTCGGCAGTAGCATCTACACCTGGGGCAGCATCATCACGGTCCTCCTCGCCGCGCTGAGCCTCGGATACTGGCGCGGCGGGAAGCGTGCCGGGTCGGCGTCGAACCGGCGACTCACCTGGATCATGCTCGCCACGGCGGCCTACGTGGCGTTCGTGGTGTACGCCAGCGACACGCTGTTGTTCTATTCCGTGCAACTCCCGCTACCGGCCCAGTACGCGTCGGTCCCGGCCGTCACCGCCCTCTTCGGCCCACCGACGTACCTCCTCGGGTTCGTCAGCCCGTACGCGGCAGAGCTCTCGGTGAAGGAGGGGACGGGCGAGGCGTCCGGCCACGTCTACGCGCTCGGGACGATCGGCAGCATCGTCGGAGCCGGTGCGACGACGTACGTCCTGGTTCCGACCCTCGGCATCGACGCGATCGGTCTCCTCTTCGGCCTCCTCTGCGTCGGGACGGCTGTCGTCCTCTCACTCTCGCCGACGGAACTCGACGGGCTCGGGGCCAGTTTCGCCGTCGTGGTCGTGCTCGTCGTCGCCGTCAGCGCGGGGTCGGTCGGTCTCGATCCGCGCGGCGAGGTCGTCTACCAGACCCAGACGCCCCACCAGGAACTCGAAGTCGTCGACGACGACGGAGAACGATGGCTCTACCTCGACGGCGCGACCCACAGCGCGATGGATCTGGACGACCCCGACCGACACGTCTTCGAGTACACGACGTACTTTCACCTCCCGCTCCTGTACGCCGAGGACCCCTCCTCGATCGAGAACGTCCTGTTCATCGGCGGCGGGGGCTACACCGGCCCGACGGACTTCGAGCGAACGTACGACGTCTCCGTCGACGTCGTCGAACTCGACCCCGAGGTGACGCGGGTCGCGAAAGAGTACTTCGAGCTGGAGGAGAGCGAGAATCTCACCGCGCACACGGGGGATGGCCGGCAGTTCCTCCGCGAGGCGGAGACGACGTACGACCTGATCGTCCTCGACGCCTACCAGAAGACGCAGGTCCCGTTGCACATGACCCAGCTGGGGTTCATGGAGCTCGTCGAGGACCGCCTCTCAGACGACGGTGTCTTCCTCGCGAACGTCATCTCGGCACCGCGTGGCTCGGGGTCGGCGTTCTACCGCGCCCAGTACAAGACGATCGACGCGGCCTTCCCGTCGACCGACAGTTTTCGGACGTCGCCGTACGACTCGGTCCAGAACGTCGAGATCGTCGCCACGAAGCGGGCGAAGACCCTCTCCGAGTCGGACCTCCGGGCGCGCAACGACGCCCGCGACGTCGGCGTCGATCTCGAGGGGGCCGTCGCCTCGAAGCTTCCGGAACCCGAGACTGACGACGTCCCGGTACTGACGGCGGATCACGCTCCCGTCGACAGTCTCCAGGCTGCGACCGTCGACCAGGAGTACGTCGTCGAGGAGACGGCGGACGAGTCGAGCCCGCGACCGGGGGTGGCGTTGCCGTCGTGGACTCCGGTCGTAACCGTACCCGCGTTGGCCCGGCCGTCGTCGCGTCGTGGTCTGTCGTGA
- a CDS encoding Re/Si-specific NAD(P)(+) transhydrogenase subunit alpha, giving the protein MIIGVPGETVDGETRVPLTPSLAAELGDDGFDVCITAGAGERAGWSDDEYREVGCDVVPDRSTVFDRADVLFQVRGLGATPEDDADRYRDDQLVVGLLGPYSIDDELSTLAEQDVTAFALELVPRISRAQSMDAQSSMASIGGYKAAVMAAEALPKLFPMQMTAAGTVRPADVFVVGAGVAGLQAIATADRLGANVRAYDIRPEVKEEVESLGAEFVELDLETDDASDEEGHAREQDEEFYRKQREMMIDVVGDSDVVITTAAVPGRPSPELVTNEMLDGMADGSVVVDLAAAGGGNCEPTVADETVTYDGVTIFGPTNLPATVARTASRLYANNVTNFFRSLLDDDDTLTIDTTDEIVDATLLVHDGTVRNPHVDDEAADETADDDGDDSTDDDGDDSRDDDADGTEANDTDGTAGGDRTEDDDGE; this is encoded by the coding sequence ATGATTATCGGGGTACCAGGCGAGACGGTCGACGGCGAGACGCGAGTACCGCTCACGCCATCGCTCGCCGCGGAGCTTGGCGACGATGGATTCGACGTGTGTATCACCGCCGGCGCGGGAGAACGCGCCGGCTGGTCAGACGACGAGTATCGGGAGGTCGGGTGCGATGTCGTCCCGGATCGGTCGACGGTGTTCGATCGGGCGGACGTGCTCTTCCAGGTGCGCGGCCTGGGAGCCACGCCTGAGGACGACGCCGACCGGTACCGGGACGACCAGCTGGTCGTCGGTCTACTCGGTCCGTATTCGATCGACGACGAATTATCCACGCTGGCCGAGCAGGACGTGACCGCCTTCGCGCTCGAACTCGTCCCGCGGATCAGTCGCGCCCAGTCGATGGACGCCCAGTCCTCGATGGCGAGCATCGGCGGGTACAAGGCGGCGGTGATGGCTGCGGAGGCGCTCCCGAAACTGTTCCCCATGCAGATGACTGCCGCCGGGACGGTCCGACCGGCGGACGTCTTCGTCGTCGGCGCCGGCGTCGCCGGACTGCAGGCGATCGCCACCGCCGACCGTCTCGGTGCGAACGTCCGGGCCTACGACATTCGTCCCGAGGTCAAAGAGGAGGTCGAGAGCCTCGGCGCCGAGTTCGTCGAACTCGACCTGGAGACCGACGACGCCTCCGACGAGGAGGGTCACGCTCGCGAACAGGACGAGGAGTTCTACCGGAAACAGCGCGAGATGATGATCGACGTCGTCGGCGACTCGGACGTGGTCATCACGACTGCCGCCGTTCCTGGTCGCCCCTCGCCCGAACTCGTCACGAACGAGATGCTAGACGGGATGGCCGACGGCTCGGTCGTCGTCGACCTGGCCGCTGCGGGCGGCGGCAACTGCGAACCGACCGTCGCCGACGAGACCGTGACCTACGACGGCGTCACGATCTTCGGCCCGACGAACCTCCCGGCGACCGTCGCCCGAACGGCCAGCCGGCTCTACGCGAACAACGTGACGAACTTCTTCAGGAGTCTGCTCGATGACGACGACACGCTCACGATCGATACGACCGACGAGATCGTCGACGCGACGCTACTCGTCCACGACGGAACGGTCCGGAATCCCCACGTGGACGACGAGGCTGCGGACGAAACGGCGGACGACGATGGTGACGACTCGACGGACGACGATGGCGACGACTCGAGGGACGACGATGCGGACGGTACGGAGGCAAACGATACCGATGGAACTGCTGGTGGCGATAGAACGGAGGACGACGATGGCGAGTGA
- a CDS encoding NAD(P) transhydrogenase subunit alpha → MSEYVTYLTFFVLAAFLGYSVITKIPATLHTPLMSGSNAITGITLVGAVVVAGSGETTIATVLGFLAVVMATVNVVGGYLVSHYMLSDFHGGGE, encoded by the coding sequence ATGAGCGAGTACGTAACCTACCTCACGTTCTTCGTGCTGGCGGCCTTCCTCGGCTACTCGGTCATCACGAAGATCCCGGCGACGCTGCACACGCCGCTGATGTCCGGGTCGAACGCGATCACCGGCATCACGCTCGTCGGCGCCGTCGTCGTCGCCGGCTCGGGCGAGACGACGATCGCGACGGTTCTCGGTTTTCTCGCGGTCGTCATGGCGACGGTCAACGTCGTCGGCGGCTACCTCGTGAGTCACTACATGCTCTCTGACTTCCACGGAGGCGGTGAGTAG
- a CDS encoding NAD(P)(+) transhydrogenase (Re/Si-specific) subunit beta, with the protein MVELLGDTGLSLVYLVAAILFIQGLRDMTHPRTAVRGNLTSAAGMFVAVAATVIAFEILDPAILLAGLVVGGAIGTVLAVKVQMTEMPQLVGFFNGMGGGASALVAGAEVVQLGSANGGAIPAEVGVAAAASGIIGAVTFTGSLVAAGKLHGLVTGSAIRYTGEHVVKAALLAIAVASGLYMIVQPDVLAGVLQGSAVPSFWLLLVAASVLGVTLVISIGGADMPVVIALLNAYSGLAAAGTGFVLGNSALIIAGTLVGAAGMILTVIMCESMNRSLTNVLFGGFGEAGTSDDEVDEIYEGNITETSPTEVEMLLDTASRVVIVPGYGMAVAQAQHAVAELSELLAENDVDVEFGIHPVAGRMPGHMNVLLAEADVPYDRMTELEEVNPTFAQTDVVFVIGANDVVNPLANTDDSSPIAGMPVLNVAEAGTVVVNKRSLSPGFSGIPNPLFAEDNCLMLFGDGQEMAQEVVGEYKESH; encoded by the coding sequence ATGGTCGAACTCCTCGGAGACACGGGCCTCTCGCTCGTCTACCTCGTCGCGGCGATCCTGTTCATCCAGGGGTTGCGCGACATGACCCACCCACGGACGGCCGTCCGGGGCAACCTCACCTCCGCGGCCGGGATGTTCGTCGCCGTCGCGGCGACCGTGATCGCGTTCGAGATCCTCGATCCGGCGATCCTGCTCGCCGGACTCGTGGTCGGCGGTGCGATCGGCACCGTCCTCGCCGTAAAGGTCCAGATGACCGAGATGCCCCAGCTCGTCGGGTTCTTCAACGGGATGGGCGGCGGCGCGTCCGCCCTCGTGGCGGGTGCGGAGGTCGTCCAGCTGGGGTCGGCCAACGGTGGGGCGATCCCGGCGGAAGTCGGCGTCGCGGCCGCCGCCTCGGGGATCATCGGCGCCGTGACGTTCACCGGCAGCCTCGTCGCCGCCGGCAAGCTTCACGGCCTCGTCACCGGCTCGGCCATCCGCTACACTGGCGAGCACGTCGTCAAGGCCGCCCTCCTCGCAATCGCGGTCGCCAGCGGGCTCTACATGATCGTCCAGCCCGACGTCCTCGCCGGCGTCCTGCAGGGGTCGGCCGTGCCGTCGTTCTGGCTCCTGCTCGTCGCCGCGTCCGTCCTCGGCGTCACGCTGGTGATTTCGATCGGCGGCGCGGACATGCCCGTCGTCATCGCCCTGCTCAACGCCTACTCTGGCCTCGCTGCGGCCGGAACCGGCTTCGTCCTCGGAAACAGCGCGCTCATCATCGCGGGGACCCTCGTCGGTGCGGCCGGCATGATCCTGACGGTGATCATGTGCGAGTCGATGAATCGGTCGCTCACGAACGTCCTCTTCGGCGGCTTCGGCGAGGCGGGGACGAGTGACGACGAGGTCGACGAGATCTACGAGGGCAACATCACCGAGACCTCCCCGACGGAGGTCGAGATGCTGCTCGATACCGCAAGCCGCGTCGTCATCGTTCCCGGTTACGGCATGGCCGTCGCGCAGGCCCAGCACGCCGTGGCGGAACTTTCGGAACTCTTAGCCGAGAACGACGTCGACGTCGAGTTCGGCATTCACCCCGTCGCCGGCCGAATGCCAGGCCACATGAACGTCCTGCTCGCCGAGGCGGACGTCCCGTACGACCGGATGACGGAACTAGAGGAGGTGAATCCCACGTTCGCCCAGACCGACGTCGTCTTCGTCATCGGGGCGAACGACGTGGTCAACCCGCTCGCGAACACGGACGACTCCAGCCCGATCGCCGGCATGCCCGTCCTGAACGTCGCGGAGGCCGGAACCGTCGTCGTCAACAAACGCAGCCTCAGCCCCGGCTTCTCGGGGATTCCCAACCCGCTCTTCGCCGAGGACAACTGCCTGATGCTCTTCGGGGACGGCCAGGAGATGGCCCAGGAAGTCGTCGGCGAGTACAAGGAGTCACACTGA
- a CDS encoding dihydrodipicolinate synthase family protein: MQGTGVPIVTPFTADGRIDHDRLASLVSWLEGAGVDFLVPCGSTGEAPLLSADEPRAVVETVADASDGPVLAGTGREGYDSTLATTEAAAEAGADAALVVTPPYYNPSAETLESYYRDVADESPIPIYLYSVPKFTDVALDPETAARLAAHENVAGIKDSAGNVDHLQQTVRLTADETFDVLVGSGGVYASALDVGADGGILGVANVVPERVAELAAAHARGDGEAARSIQSTVAELNRVAVSEYGVPGVKAALELRGRPAGSPRRPLRSLDADGRAAVEAQLDRIGVV; this comes from the coding sequence ATGCAGGGTACCGGCGTCCCCATCGTCACACCGTTCACCGCCGACGGCCGCATCGATCACGACCGCCTCGCCTCGCTCGTCTCCTGGCTGGAGGGGGCGGGCGTCGACTTCCTCGTCCCGTGCGGTTCCACGGGCGAGGCGCCGCTCCTCTCGGCGGACGAACCCCGGGCTGTAGTCGAGACCGTCGCCGACGCGTCCGACGGACCGGTGCTCGCCGGCACGGGTCGCGAGGGGTACGATTCCACCCTCGCGACGACCGAGGCGGCGGCCGAGGCGGGTGCCGACGCAGCGCTCGTCGTCACGCCGCCGTACTACAATCCGTCGGCCGAGACGCTCGAATCGTACTATCGCGACGTCGCCGACGAGAGTCCGATCCCGATCTACCTCTACAGCGTCCCGAAGTTCACCGACGTCGCGCTCGATCCGGAGACGGCGGCCCGCCTGGCAGCCCACGAGAACGTCGCCGGCATCAAGGACTCCGCCGGGAACGTCGATCACCTCCAGCAGACGGTTCGCCTGACGGCGGACGAGACGTTCGACGTCCTGGTCGGCAGCGGCGGTGTCTACGCCTCGGCGCTCGACGTCGGCGCCGACGGCGGCATTCTGGGTGTCGCGAACGTCGTCCCCGAACGGGTCGCCGAACTCGCGGCCGCCCACGCTCGCGGGGACGGTGAGGCCGCCCGATCCATCCAGTCGACGGTCGCGGAACTCAATCGCGTGGCCGTGAGCGAGTACGGCGTCCCGGGCGTGAAAGCCGCGCTCGAACTGCGCGGTCGACCCGCGGGGAGCCCGCGTCGACCGCTCCGGTCGCTCGATGCGGACGGACGAGCCGCCGTGGAGGCGCAACTGGATCGGATCGGGGTGGTGTAA
- a CDS encoding DUF7384 family protein, translating to MSDRPNPARVVADADVLAADLLVDGEAREALDCVRRHSWVELVASDHLIDDTEALVTALADASLAADHRERLTAERVSVEHPPDDHPALASAYAGEAAHLLSYDDRLTSAAAGLSIKPRVDVSIRPPDAFARLFDPESLHEHVEGGTYPGPDRDPRA from the coding sequence ATGTCTGATCGTCCGAACCCCGCCCGGGTCGTCGCCGACGCGGACGTCCTCGCTGCCGACCTCCTCGTCGACGGGGAGGCACGCGAGGCGCTCGACTGCGTCCGCCGACACTCCTGGGTCGAGCTGGTCGCGAGCGACCACCTCATAGACGACACCGAGGCGCTCGTCACGGCGCTCGCCGACGCTTCTCTCGCGGCGGACCACCGTGAGCGGCTCACCGCGGAGCGTGTCTCCGTCGAGCACCCGCCCGACGACCACCCGGCGCTGGCCTCGGCGTACGCCGGCGAGGCCGCCCACCTGCTCTCGTACGACGATCGGCTCACCTCGGCGGCGGCCGGCCTCTCCATCAAGCCACGTGTCGACGTGAGCATCCGTCCGCCGGACGCCTTCGCACGACTGTTCGACCCCGAAAGCCTTCACGAACACGTCGAGGGGGGCACGTATCCGGGTCCGGACCGCGATCCGCGTGCGTGA
- the rdgB gene encoding RdgB/HAM1 family non-canonical purine NTP pyrophosphatase has translation MTIRFVTGNEGKVREARAYFDGIADVEQVAYDYDEIQAAELEAIARRGAVEAYRELGGDDPVVVEDSGLAIDALDGFPGPYSAYVEDTLGIERVWQLAADEENRRARFRSVIAYASGDPADPDVETFVGTVAGTIVSPRGEGGFGYDPIFAYNGTTMAEMDTEAKNAISHRGRAFAAFAEWFAEER, from the coding sequence ATGACCATCCGATTCGTCACCGGCAACGAGGGCAAAGTCCGGGAAGCACGGGCGTACTTCGACGGGATCGCGGACGTAGAACAGGTCGCCTACGACTACGACGAGATCCAGGCGGCCGAACTCGAAGCGATCGCGCGCCGCGGCGCCGTCGAGGCCTACCGCGAACTCGGCGGAGACGACCCGGTCGTCGTCGAGGATTCGGGCCTCGCGATCGACGCGCTCGACGGCTTCCCGGGACCGTACTCCGCGTACGTCGAGGACACGCTCGGCATCGAGCGCGTCTGGCAACTGGCGGCCGACGAAGAGAACCGGCGCGCTCGATTCAGATCGGTGATCGCGTACGCGTCGGGTGATCCCGCCGATCCAGACGTCGAGACGTTCGTCGGGACCGTGGCGGGGACGATCGTCTCGCCGCGCGGCGAGGGTGGCTTCGGCTACGACCCGATCTTCGCGTACAACGGGACGACGATGGCCGAGATGGACACCGAAGCGAAGAACGCGATCTCACACCGTGGACGCGCGTTCGCCGCGTTCGCCGAGTGGTTCGCCGAGGAACGCTGA
- a CDS encoding DUF5808 domain-containing protein yields the protein MADKPTSGEILGIPYNFERPSIGRLFSSYWQPGEGMLVEKPFGVGYTLNLANWRSWLVVGVAAVLLWNESGGRGEPDADGESEPVEVLVDDE from the coding sequence ATGGCAGACAAACCGACCTCCGGAGAGATTCTGGGGATTCCGTACAACTTCGAGCGACCGAGTATCGGCCGTCTGTTCTCGTCGTACTGGCAACCCGGCGAGGGGATGCTCGTCGAGAAGCCGTTCGGCGTCGGCTACACGCTGAACCTGGCAAACTGGCGTTCCTGGCTCGTCGTCGGGGTCGCGGCCGTGCTCCTGTGGAACGAGAGCGGCGGCCGTGGTGAACCCGACGCGGACGGAGAGAGCGAACCCGTCGAGGTCCTCGTCGACGACGAGTGA